The nucleotide sequence GGGAAACGCGTCCTGGTGCTGGAGCGCCGCAACCACATCGGCGGCAACGCCTACTCGGAGGCGGAGCCGGAGACCGGGATCGAGATCCACCGCTACGGGGCGCACCTGTTCCACACGTCCAACGAGCGGGTCTGGGAGTACGTGAACCGGTTCACGTCCTTCACGAACTACCAGCACCGGGTGTTCGCCCGGGTCGGCGAGCAGGTCTACGCCTTCCCGATGAACCTCGCGCTGATCAACCAGTTCTTCGGGAAGGCGCACAGCCCGGACCAGGCGCGGGAGCTGATCGCCGAGCAGTCCGCCGAGGTGGCCACCGGCACCGCGGCGAACCTGGAGGAGAAGGCCATCTCGCTGGTCGGTCGGCCGCTCTACGAGGCGTTCGTCAAGGGCTACACGGCCAAGCAGTGGCAGACCGACCCGCAGAACCTGGACGCGTCGATCATCACCCGGCTGCCGGTCCGCTACACCTACGACAACCGCTACTTCAACGACACCCACGAGGGGCTGCCGGTCGACGGCTACACCGCGTGGCTGGAGCGGATGGCCGACCACGAGAACATCGACGTCGTGCTGGAGACCGACTTCTTCGCGGTCCGCGAGCAGCTCCCGGACGACGTCCCGGTCGTCTACACCGGTCCGCTGGACCGCTACTTCGACCACGCCGAGGGCGAGCTGGGCTGGCGCACCCTGGACTTCGAGATGTCGGTCGAGCCGACCGGCGACTTCCAGGGCACCTCGGTGATCAACTACAACGACGCCGACGTCCCCTTCACCCGGATCCTCGAGTTCCGGCACATGCACCCGGAGCGGGACTACCCGAAGGACAAGACGGTGATCGTGCGCGAGTACTCGCGCTCCGCCGAGGCAGGCGACGAGCCGTACTACCCGGTCAACACCCCGGACAACCGGGCCAAGCTGGAGCGCTACCGGGAGCTGGCCCGC is from Pseudonocardia autotrophica and encodes:
- the glf gene encoding UDP-galactopyranose mutase; protein product: MSLASNDLAGYDPAAYDLIVVGSGFFGLTVAERVAEGLGKRVLVLERRNHIGGNAYSEAEPETGIEIHRYGAHLFHTSNERVWEYVNRFTSFTNYQHRVFARVGEQVYAFPMNLALINQFFGKAHSPDQARELIAEQSAEVATGTAANLEEKAISLVGRPLYEAFVKGYTAKQWQTDPQNLDASIITRLPVRYTYDNRYFNDTHEGLPVDGYTAWLERMADHENIDVVLETDFFAVREQLPDDVPVVYTGPLDRYFDHAEGELGWRTLDFEMSVEPTGDFQGTSVINYNDADVPFTRILEFRHMHPERDYPKDKTVIVREYSRSAEAGDEPYYPVNTPDNRAKLERYRELARKETANRNVLFGGRLGTYKYLDMHMAIGSALTMYENRIVPHLTEGKPLSGTDAED